The following proteins are encoded in a genomic region of Gemmatimonadota bacterium:
- a CDS encoding FtsQ-type POTRA domain-containing protein, translating to MSQASAEGERAPGGWRRRLRRIGLVLAGMALVSSPWWGRSALQRLSFFKVRRVEIEGTRYVSPDEIVSRLRADTSASIWDDLAPWEQRVRGHPSVRDVRIVRRLPGTLVVKVTENLPVALVQAAAGLVAVDATGRSLPVNPAAVDVDLPVLATRDTTALRVLGEMRGAQPALFARIGEVRRLAHGDFLFRFTQPSPAAFRDILAAADISVERLSDLLPVEQDLVHRQVRATELDLRYRDQVIVRLP from the coding sequence ATGAGTCAGGCGTCCGCCGAGGGCGAGCGCGCCCCGGGGGGCTGGCGTCGGCGCCTGCGCCGCATCGGGTTGGTGCTCGCTGGGATGGCGCTCGTGTCGAGCCCGTGGTGGGGGCGGAGCGCGTTGCAGCGCCTGTCGTTCTTCAAGGTGCGGCGCGTGGAGATCGAGGGAACGCGTTACGTCAGCCCCGATGAGATCGTTTCGCGATTGAGGGCCGACACCAGCGCGTCCATTTGGGACGATCTGGCGCCGTGGGAACAGCGGGTCCGGGGACATCCGTCGGTGCGCGACGTGCGCATTGTGCGGCGGTTGCCGGGAACGCTCGTGGTCAAGGTGACAGAGAACTTGCCCGTTGCGCTGGTGCAGGCAGCGGCGGGGCTCGTTGCCGTGGATGCGACGGGAAGATCCCTTCCTGTGAATCCTGCAGCGGTCGACGTGGATCTGCCCGTGCTCGCGACGCGCGATACAACCGCGCTCCGTGTGCTCGGTGAGATGCGCGGCGCGCAGCCGGCTCTGTTCGCCCGCATTGGCGAGGTGCGGCGGTTGGCACACGGCGATTTCTTGTTTCGGTTCACGCAGCCATCGCCGGCCGCTTTCCGCGACATCCTGGCCGCCGCCGATATTTCGGTGGAACGTCTGAGCGATCTTCTGCCCGTCGAGCAGGACCTCGTGCACCGTCAGGTGCGTGCGACCGAACTCGACCTTCGTTACCGCGACCAAGTCATCGTGCGACTCCCATGA